DNA from bacterium:
GTATCAACGGTCCAAGAAAAGTACCCACCAATAGTCGTCTGCTGTTCTGAAGTCTTGTATCCCAGTAGCAAGCTTATAAAAGATGAATCATCTATTATAACTCCACCACCAATGCGAACAAAGCTTTGATTATCCACATCTTTCCTCACATAATCCCCGGATCCTGTCTTCTGCATTATAAAGCGGTTGTCTGGATAGGTAGCTTCTATCATTGAATAATTAAAATAGCCAAAATTTTTCAAAGTATCACCCGGATTCTGATATTCCTTATTGAATTGAGACTTCAGAAAAGATGCTGATACAAACCAGTTCTCGTGAACAAACTGAAAACCAACGACGGCCGCGAGGTTGAAAATAGTGGAATCTCCATTGACTTCAAACTTTACTACTCTTGCCCTATCATAGGAACCATTAAAGTCAGTATCCTCATACTGCAACGTATCCTTCCTGAAATATCCCTTAGTGCCAAAAATATTACTCAAAGGATACTTTTCACCACCAATCTTAACAAGCCCACCTTCCATAAGCGGTTCACTTTTAAAATTTCCGCCAAAAATAAAGAGTTTACCTTTACTGAAAAAATTGCTAAAATTGGAAAAAAGATGCGAATTCCTCATCAAGAATAGGTAAGATGGATTCTGAATTAATTCCTGTGGTCCTTTCAATAGGAAACTGGTCGCAAAATAACGGCCAGAGTAAAAATCTGAGATTTCCGATGTGGGATTGAACTGTGATACTAACATAATTAAAAGTAATAACATCCTTACCTCCTTTGGGAAAATTATAAATTTGCACTCTCAAACTTCAAAGAAAATCCATCAATTTTTCTTAAACATTGAGTATTCCTCTATCTTTGTGCCAAGACCTCTTAACTTCAAAAATCACTGCCACAAAATTTTATTCTTAGATTCAAATCTGCACCTTTAAAATAAAATCATGCTTAGAAGATTCTTTTTTGTGCTCATCACTCTCCAGATAAGCGTCGCAAGAGAATACACCGATGAAAGTGCAAAAGTAAAAACGGTTTTCGATTCCTCTTACTACACCGTTGTTTCAAATCTAATCGATAACGCTCAAAGGGAAATTTTAATTTGCATGTTTCAGTTTTCCTACTATTCTGATAAACCTGAAAGTTTTTCAAACATGTTAGTCTCGAAGCTAATAGAGAAATCCAGAAAAGGGGTGAAGATAAAAATTCTCCTTGAGGGAGGAGAATCTTTCCTTGGCAAAGGATTCTATGAATCGGTAAAAGAGATAAAAGGAATTTTAAAACAACCAAACATTGAAATAAAAACTGACAAAAACCAGAAAACTACTCACGCCAAATTCGTCATAGTGGATTCCAAATATGTTCTTTTAGGTTCCACCAACTGGACTTATTATGGTCTTCAAGAAAACAATGAAAGCAATGTCTTGATAGAGAGCGAAAAGGTCGCAAAAGAATTCAAAAAATACTTTGAAAAGTTGTGGGAAGAATCAGAGGTTAGCGCTCCATCCTATATAGAAACCAAGAAAT
Protein-coding regions in this window:
- a CDS encoding phospholipase D-like domain-containing protein — protein: MLRRFFFVLITLQISVAREYTDESAKVKTVFDSSYYTVVSNLIDNAQREILICMFQFSYYSDKPESFSNMLVSKLIEKSRKGVKIKILLEGGESFLGKGFYESVKEIKGILKQPNIEIKTDKNQKTTHAKFVIVDSKYVLLGSTNWTYYGLQENNESNVLIESEKVAKEFKKYFEKLWEESEVSAPSYIETKKSIFYGVVKSVEKKVSKKGKPYTIIYLKDGMKVFITGHYDLMPGVKIKIEGKLTTFRGKEEIRAYRIEIMK